Proteins encoded in a region of the Armatimonadota bacterium genome:
- a CDS encoding response regulator transcription factor: MTPIRILLVDDNSAYRRHLARLLAREQDFQVVGEAADGAEAIARARELRPDVVLMDFRMEGLDGFSAARAIVRDLPAAKVFILTAFPGALDPEKVARGGIHGLLTKDRPAADLVGTIRASVLPRA, from the coding sequence GTGACCCCCATCCGCATCCTGCTCGTGGACGACAACTCCGCCTACCGCCGGCATCTGGCGCGCCTGCTGGCGCGTGAACAGGACTTCCAGGTGGTGGGCGAAGCGGCGGACGGCGCCGAGGCCATCGCCCGGGCCAGGGAACTGCGGCCCGACGTGGTGCTTATGGACTTCCGCATGGAGGGGCTGGACGGCTTCTCCGCGGCACGGGCCATCGTGCGGGACCTTCCCGCGGCGAAGGTGTTCATCCTCACCGCCTTCCCGGGCGCGCTGGACCCCGAGAAGGTGGCCCGCGGCGGGATCCACGGCCTGCTCACCAAGGACCGGCCCGCCGCGGATCTGGTGGGGACGATCAGAGCGTCGGTTCTTCCACGCGCGTGA
- a CDS encoding response regulator transcription factor produces MTKIRVLLADDHELFRRGVRRLLEGAPDLEVVGEAATGRETVRLVEELAPDIVLLDIAMPELSGIDAARVIKTTSPRTGIIMLTVHADEEFLFEAIKAGAMGYLLKDASAEELFRAIRVVHGGEGLLAPTMAAKVMREFARSPDRPDLALVTTPLTAREVEILQHVAGGLANKEIAQRLAISERTVKNHLSNIMAKLHVNSRTQAAVYALRSGLVPPEG; encoded by the coding sequence GTGACGAAAATCCGCGTCCTGCTGGCTGATGACCACGAGCTCTTCCGCCGGGGCGTCCGCCGCCTGCTGGAGGGCGCGCCGGACCTTGAGGTGGTCGGTGAAGCGGCCACGGGCCGCGAGACGGTGCGCCTGGTCGAAGAGCTGGCCCCGGACATCGTGCTGCTGGACATCGCCATGCCGGAACTGTCCGGGATCGACGCCGCGCGCGTGATCAAGACGACCAGCCCGCGGACCGGCATCATCATGCTGACGGTGCACGCCGACGAGGAGTTCCTCTTCGAAGCGATCAAGGCCGGGGCGATGGGCTACCTGTTGAAGGACGCCTCCGCGGAGGAGCTGTTCCGGGCGATCCGCGTGGTCCACGGCGGCGAGGGGCTGCTGGCGCCGACTATGGCGGCCAAGGTGATGCGGGAGTTCGCCCGCTCGCCCGACCGGCCGGATCTGGCGCTGGTGACGACGCCCCTCACCGCCCGGGAAGTCGAGATCCTGCAGCATGTCGCCGGCGGACTGGCCAACAAGGAGATCGCGCAGCGGCTGGCCATCAGCGAGCGCACCGTCAAGAACCACCTGAGCAACATCATGGCCAAGCTCCACGTCAACAGCCGGACCCAGGCCGCGGTGTACGCGCTGCGCAGCGGGCTCGTCCCTCCGGAGGGGTGA